AGAGTGCTTGACCATAACCCGATCCATTTAagtatcgtgtcgtgtcgtgtcaacctgtCTATtttcgtgtcaatttcgtgtcgggtttcgggttaaggtTTAAACTTTATAAATATGTTGTGTCATGCCGGGTTGAAACATTTTAAAGGTTGAAAATTAAGAGTCATGGAggaagaaaaatgaaaaagttaAATGCTGGAGTTGGGAGGCggaatggaaaaaaaaaaattatagtagTAAGTTTAGAAAGCAAAATGGAAACAATTAGAGTTAGGAAGCAAATGAGATTTGTAGTGAAGAAGAGTAAAATTAAGTCACTTTGACATTTAAAACacaatttattcatatattttacatTAAGTGTTATAtatcaaaagataaattaaatATCATCCTACTTTTTGTTCCTACATATCATCCTACCCAATGAAATGGTGatatgtgtaacatttaatgctTATTATTTAagtatcgtgtcgtgtcgtgtcaacctgtCTATtttcgtgtcaatttcgtgtcgggtttcgggttaaggtTTAAACCTTATAAATATGTTGTGTCATGCCGGGTTGAAACATTTTAAAGGTTGAAAATTAAGAGTCATGGAggaagaaaaatgaaaaagttaAATGCTGGAGTTGGGAGGCggaatggaaaaaaaaaattatagtagTAAGTTTAGAAAGCAAAATGGAAACAATTAGAGTTAGGAAGCAAATGAGATTTGTAGTGAAGAAGAGTAAAATTAAGTCACTTTGACATTTAAAACacaatttattcatatattttacatTAAGTGTTATAtatcaaaagataaattaaatATCATCCTACTTTTTGTTCCTACATATCATCCTACCCAATGAAATGGTGatatgtgtaacatttaatgcttatttaatgagatttaatgatattttaggatactaatatgacacatgtcatcatttaaatgAGTAGGATGATTAGTAGTATTAaaaggtaggaggatatttaatttctcatatcaaaaacaaaaatatttaaggtcaaatttgaagaataaagacttcaaaagtcaaaatttgacAATAAATATGGGAGGGAGGTAGTAGTAAGTTTAGAAAGCAACACGGAAAGAGTTAGAGTTATGAAGCAAATGAGATAGATAGTAAGAAAGAGTAAAATTAAGTCATTTCgaaattttgaaatttacttttagtTCTTGAATTTTGGCCACTAcaaatgtattatatatataattaattaattaattaatcggGTTATCTTCGAGTTGAAAGTATTGACTATAACCTtacccgtttaattatcgtgtTGTGTCGTGTCAATCCGTGTATATAAACGGGTCGAAATCACTGACCCTAACCTGCTAACTTCGTGTCGGGTTCATACCGAATTGTAGTGTCGTGCCAGATTTTGCCGGATCTAATTTTTAGTATAGAACGGTATTTTAAGATTTTATGGGTTTcagttttctttttcattttgttAACCATATATATACTTATTTCACCAAATCGACCAATATACCCCTTAAGGCCTTTAACCTAAACCTTATACAGCGACACAAAACCTACGCCTCCTGCTTCTCTCGATCGTTGCCTCCTCAAGCAAGCCCTACTCCTGTGAAGACACCGCCGTTAGCCAATCTCCTCCCCTGTGTAGCCACCTGCCGGAGACCGTCGCACCCAACAGCTAAGGTTCGTTTTTGTCCAATTTTTCCTTGCTGTCGAGCCCTCCCTGATGTCGATTTTTTTCCTAGCTTTCACTCTTCCTTCTTTTCACTGGTTTCTGCTAGATTTCTTTGTTGGTTCTATCAATTGATGCATCACAAACTCATAAAAGAGCTGTAAAATAGAAAGTTTTTCTGTTAGATTTTTTTGAATGTGAAATGTGAATAAAATACCGAGGAGTTACATACTCCAATTTTTCTGTTATGTAACAGTTTGCTTGCATATGTGTTTGTGCTTCAATTTTCAATTGAACCTAGATGTTATTCTTAAGATGCTTATATGATAACTGGAACAATTTGAAGGTGTATGTTGCTCTTAACTTAttccattctttcatgtttttaccTTGTCACAGGTATATCATGTTGCGTATAAAAACCCCTAAATCTTTGAGAGCCAAGAGGGAGCTGGAGAAACGGGCTCCAAGACTGGTAATTCTCCAAACTTTTGTTTCTTATCTTTTACTAAAAGAATCAAATAGTTTGTTAATGAAATTTAACACCTAACTATGTATTTATGCAGGTGGAATTTGGGAAAAAGACACTCTTACTACATGGAACAAAAACAAGCAATGTCCTAAATGCTGTATTGACAGAAATCTATCATCTTAAAAAGGACAATGCTGTGAAATACAGCAGAAGAAACGATAACATCAGACCTTTTGAGAGTGGGGGTGAAACTTCACTTGAGTTCTACTCACTCAAAACTGATTGCAGCCTGTTTGTGGTAAGTTTacaatttaaaataaaatctttttttttttttttcaaacacttcttttatcttttatttttccaCTTTGCAGTATGGTTCACATTCAAAGAAGAGGCCTGACAATCTTGTGATAGGAAGAACATATGATCACCATATTTATGACCTTGTGGAACTTGGAGTTGAAAATTTCAAAAGCATGGCATCATTTTCATATGACAAAAGAATAGCCCCTTTAATCGGATCAAAACCCTTTTTTGCATTTATTGGAGAAGGATTTGAGAACAATGATGAGCTTAAGCATCTTAAGGAGGTTTTGCTTGACTTGTTCAGAGGACAGGTATGTCTTGTCTTTTTTACTTAATTGCCCTTTCTTTTCTTTATACTCCTATTATGAAACATGTATTTATTTTCATATATTATTGTAGGTTGTGAAGAATCTAAATCTTGCTGGATTAGATCGTGTGTATGTTTGTACAGCAGTTTCTCCTACTAAAGTGTTGTTTACACATTGTGCTTTGAGGCTAAAAAAGTCAGGGAATATTGTTCCTAAGATGGAGTTGGTTGAAGTGGGCCCCTCAATGGATTTGGTAGTTAGAAGACACAGGCGACCTGATGAAAGTTTAAGGAAAGAGGCCATGAAAATTGCTCCTGAGTTAACAAAGAAGAAGGTTGGTTAAATTGTAACCACTTGTGATGAAAACTGCAACAATGTGTGTTTGAAAgtttatggtttgattttgtttgtGTGATAATTTCAGGAGAAGAATGTGAGCAAAGATCCAATCGAGGGCAAAATTGGAAAGATTTATGTTCCAGATCAACAGGTTGGAAGTGCGTCTTTACCCTTTAAGCCAAAGGGGGTGAAAAGGGAGAGGAGGGAAGCTAAGGAGGCCAAAGTGGAAAAGAAGCAAAAAGAGTCTGAAGCAAAAGAAGGGAAAGAAAGCATTAAGCATTCAGAAAAGAAGCGAAAGAAACAGAAAGATGATGATTCAGTTTGATAATGGTTTTTAATTAAGGGTTATGCTTTATATCAAcagttttgtgttttttttttttttggatgggATGGTTTTTCATTATATTTAGTCAAAGTTTTGTTGTTGATTATGCATTTATGCTATATCTTTTGGTTTTCACTAGATGAAATGATTTGTCAGTTTTGCTGTTTTGCTAATGGATGGTTAATTTCGTATAAGTTGAATGTTACAAAAATCAGATGAACAAAATGACATCAAAATCATAAACTAACAACACTTGAGTATGAATCATTTCACCAATTTGACAAACTCCGTGGAATCACATGAAACTTGAAGATTTAGGAGATCCTTCTACATTTGCACGCTTCTTTCCAAACTTAACAGAATATTGCAGAAATGTTTCGTCTAAATGTTCCCATATTGGTCCAAGGTGGTTGTGTCATTCTCCTCGTTGTCAATTGTGGTCTGTTTTTGTTTTCTTCTATCTTGCTAGTTTTTGTTAGATTGTTCTTCTGAAGTAGTTTGGGACTCCTTTCGTCTCCTATCCCTTTTATGTGCATTATTGTTggcaacaatttcaaattgtggTTTTCAGTATACGGTCTTTTTGATAACCTTGTTGTTGGTCGTTTCATTGCGTTTTGTATTGCTCATGAAGAttatttgttttctttgtgaatgcATATCTCAATATTGTTAGATGGATGATGTCGATGTTGCTATGTGGTCTTCCGAATACGTGGTAGCACATAGGTGGTTTTCTTGTCTAATGCACAATCTGGAAGGCAAACTGCAAGAGCTAGAcaaataatatgttaaaaagcgATACCGAGGGATGGACCCCGATATTGCTCTCCGATGCCTAAGTCAGATGTCGATTAGGAACGTAGTAAAGTTGTTAGTGATGAGAAAGTTCTCCCCTTTTTCTAAGGTGATGCACAGTTTTTATAGGCGTTTGAGGGTGCATCTGTCCATGGTTCTACCGGGTTTCTTGCATGGTCCGGGTAAAGACAGCTATATGGCATGTACATTGTTATACTTGTTTATTATAAAGATTTGTATATTTACACTTTTCTTGGGATATGCTTAAATTTTTTTGTAGGTTTTTACCCGTTGTGTGTTGTAGATCATACATTTCATGTGGGAAGTAGCTCAGTCTCGATATAGTGTGATCATGCTATTGCGATATCATGTCATTCGAACATCCATGAATTAGTTAATATGATTTAGATATATTATTGGGTTGATGTGTTTCAGACCACCTACCAAACACAAACAATGCACCATCTTCCCCCTCTATCTGAATGAGAAATACCAGACCTTTTGATGATTGTTTTGTGCCTATGTAATTGCAATTAATTATGTGAATCCGGAATGatattccaaaaaacaaacaaacattaCATAT
The genomic region above belongs to Lactuca sativa cultivar Salinas chromosome 4, Lsat_Salinas_v11, whole genome shotgun sequence and contains:
- the LOC111878529 gene encoding ribosome production factor 2 homolog translates to MLRIKTPKSLRAKRELEKRAPRLVEFGKKTLLLHGTKTSNVLNAVLTEIYHLKKDNAVKYSRRNDNIRPFESGGETSLEFYSLKTDCSLFVYGSHSKKRPDNLVIGRTYDHHIYDLVELGVENFKSMASFSYDKRIAPLIGSKPFFAFIGEGFENNDELKHLKEVLLDLFRGQVVKNLNLAGLDRVYVCTAVSPTKVLFTHCALRLKKSGNIVPKMELVEVGPSMDLVVRRHRRPDESLRKEAMKIAPELTKKKEKNVSKDPIEGKIGKIYVPDQQVGSASLPFKPKGVKRERREAKEAKVEKKQKESEAKEGKESIKHSEKKRKKQKDDDSV